In Arachis stenosperma cultivar V10309 chromosome 1, arast.V10309.gnm1.PFL2, whole genome shotgun sequence, one DNA window encodes the following:
- the LOC130960494 gene encoding nudix hydrolase 8: MDLKSFSSISLSSSEVALLARSSSYSYNAFRHKFGVRLSKSPRVVRAYGGPENHYLANKAIISLAGGANNVAAETSFHSSNGLNGSTWSLFRRNLKVLEAYDDEYGGVVIDPDRLPTNPSVFALALNLSLSHWKKMGKKGIWLKLPIEKSDLVPVSIKEGFQYHHAEPGYVMLTYWIPEGPCMLPANASHLVGVGGFVINENNEVLVVQEKHCSPEILGLWKIPTGFILEAEEIYTGAIREVKEETGIDTEFIEVIAFRHAHNVAFDKSDLFFICMLRALSSKIVVDDHEIEAAKWMPLVDFVKQPLIQEDSMFKQIIDIFVARLSKRYCGLSTHQVVSKFDGRVSSLYYNVIDNDEDINCVGN, encoded by the exons ATGGACCTCAAATCCTTCTCTTCCATTTCCCTGTCCTCTTCTGAGGTTGCTCTTCTTGCAAGATCGTCTTCCTATTCTTACAATGCTTTTAGGCACAAATTTGGTGTTAGACTTTCCAAGTCTCCAAGAG TTGTTAGGGCTTATGGTGGTCCTGAGAACCATTACTTGGCAAATAAAGCTATCATAAGCTTAGCTGGTGGTGCAAATAATGTTGCAGCAGAAACAAGTTTTCACAGTTCTAATGGATTAAACGGTTCAACTTGGAGCCTTTTCAGAAGAAATCTGAAAGTACTTGAAGCCTATGATGATGAGTATGGTGGAGTTGTCATTGATCCAGATAGGTTGCCAACCAATCCGTCTGTTTTCGCTCTTGCCCTGAATTTGTCTCTTTCACATTGGAAAAAGATG GGAAAGAAGGGGATTTGGCTTAAGTTGCCTATTGAGAAATCTGACCTTGTTCCAGTTTCTATCAAG GAAGGCTTTCAATACCACCACGCAGAGCCGGGATATGTGATGTTAACTTACTGGATTCCTGAAGGACCTTGCATGCTTCCGGCCAACGCGTCGCATCTAGTAGGAGTTGGGGGATTTGTCATCAATGAAAACAACGAG GTGCTTGTAGTGCAAGAAAAACATTGCTCTCCTGAAATCCTTGGTCTTTGGAAGATTCCAACCGGATTCATTCTCGAG GCAGAGGAGATATACACAGGAGCcataagagaagtgaaggaagAAACCGGC ATTGATACAGAGTTTATAGAAGTCATAGCATTCAG GCATGCGCATAATGTGGCTTTCGATAAATCAGATCTGTTCTTCATCTGCATGCTAAGAGCCCTATCGTCCAAGATTGTTGTCGATGATCATGAAATTGAAGCTGCAAAG TGGATGCCCCTGGTAGATTTTGTGAAGCAACCACTAATCCAAGAAGATTCCATGTTCAAACAGATCATAGACATCTTCGTCGCCCGTCTCAGCAAGCGTTACTGCGGCCTTTCGACTCACCAAGTAGTTTCAAAGTTTGATGGCAGGGTCTCTTCCCTGTACTATAATGTTATAGACAATGATGAAGATATCAACTGTGTAGGAAATTAA